Proteins from a single region of Festucalex cinctus isolate MCC-2025b chromosome 19, RoL_Fcin_1.0, whole genome shotgun sequence:
- the LOC144007271 gene encoding homeobox-containing protein 1 isoform X2: protein MRQWCVPAATRSTEPLPGRLSASPPPSDVRMECCGMEPRYTIEQIDLLQRLRLSGMTKPQIVHALESLERLDPDHRPPHCDSHPAPSSNNNGNNAPASAPAPSSSSSTSSLSLASATTQTSGLDGAALSPSNSFEASPPPLYPTSVAVQRSFSYDMVGEEEWDLEEKVEEYMRRDSNMVKEEIKTFLNNRRISQAIVGQVTGISQSYISQWLLQQGLEMSDSKRRAFYRWYLLERNNPGATLSMRSMVKEEPDWRTGIMADRPAIVGAPLRLRRGSRFTWRKECQSIMESFFVENQYPDEAKREEIANTCNSVIQKPGCKLSEFERVTALKVYNWFANRRKEMKRRANIEAAILESHGIEVPSPNCHSNGEEGEMQEFSDQVNHRFSEQEEASTQRMVEQQEPSVRATSEALASPAVQVAEKKEKDQKRETVDEE from the exons ATGTCAGAATGGAGTGCTGCGGGATGGAGCCACGCTACACCATCGAGCAGATCGACCTCCTTCAGCGTCTGCGTCTCTCTGGCATGACCAAACCTCAGATCGTCCACGCCTTGGAGTCTCTGGAGAGGCTCGACCCGGACCACCGCCCACCTCACTGTGACTCTCACCCGGCCCCTTCCAGTAACAACAACGGCAACAACGCACCCGCCTCCGCCCCGGCGCCGTCCTCTTCGTCGTCCACCTCCTCTCTCTCCCTCGCCTCAGCGACCACGCAGACCTCCGGGCTGGACGGCGCCGCGCTGTCCCCCAGCAATAGCTTCGAGGCCTCGCCTCCTCCCCTGTACCCTACCAGCGTGGCCGTGCAGCGCTCGTTCAGTTACGACATGGTCGGGGAGGAGGAGTGGGACCTGGAGGAGAAGGTGGAGGAATATATGAG GAGGGATAGCAACATGGTGAAAGAGGAGATCAAAACCTTCCTCAACAACCGAAGGATCTCTCAGGCAATTGTGGGACAAGTTACAG GCATTAGTCAGAGTTACATCTCTCAGTGGTTGCTGCAGCAGGGTCTGGAGATGAGCGACTCCAAACGCAGAGCTTTCTACCGCTGGTACCTGCTGGAGAGAAATAACCCAG GTGCAACTTTATCAATGCGATCAATGGTGAAGGAGGAACCTGACTGGCGGACGGGCATCATGGCCGACAGGCCGGCGATAGTTGGGGCGCCGCTAAGGCTGCGTCGAGGAAGCCGCTTTACCTGGAGAAAGGAGTGCCAGTCTATTATGGAGAG CTTCTTTGTGGAGAACCAGTATCCAGATGAAGCAAAGCGGGAGGAGATCGCTAACACCTGCAACTCGGTCATCCAGAAACCAG GTTGCAAGCTGTCTGAGTTTGAGCGTGTGACGGCGCTAAAGGTGTACAACTGGTTCGCTAACCGCCGCAAGGAGATGAAGCGCAGAGCAAATATCG AAGCCGCCATTTTGGAAAGCCACGGCATCGAGGTCCCGAGTCCGAACTGCCACTCTAACGGCGAAGAGGGGGAGATGCAAGAGTTCTCTGATCAGGTCAATCACCGTTTCTCAGAGCAG GAAGAGGCATCCACCCAGAGAATGGTGGAGCAACAAGAACCTTCTGTGAGGGCCACCTCCGAGGCGCTCGCCAGCCCCGCCGTACAGGTGGCCGAAAAGAAAGAGAAGGATCAAAAAAGGGAAACTGTGGATGAAGAGTGA
- the LOC144007271 gene encoding homeobox-containing protein 1 isoform X1 produces the protein MRQWCVPAATRSTEPLPGRLSASPPPSDVRMECCGMEPRYTIEQIDLLQRLRLSGMTKPQIVHALESLERLDPDHRPPHCDSHPAPSSNNNGNNAPASAPAPSSSSSTSSLSLASATTQTSGLDGAALSPSNSFEASPPPLYPTSVAVQRSFSYDMVGEEEWDLEEKVEEYMRRDSNMVKEEIKTFLNNRRISQAIVGQVTGISQSYISQWLLQQGLEMSDSKRRAFYRWYLLERNNPGLRWSESQHSVSPRARGGDRDGLAAGASGCLPNPNTNLNPNSNPVWSRQRELLMHLLPWYTAAAATAAQPGATLSMRSMVKEEPDWRTGIMADRPAIVGAPLRLRRGSRFTWRKECQSIMESFFVENQYPDEAKREEIANTCNSVIQKPGCKLSEFERVTALKVYNWFANRRKEMKRRANIEAAILESHGIEVPSPNCHSNGEEGEMQEFSDQVNHRFSEQEEASTQRMVEQQEPSVRATSEALASPAVQVAEKKEKDQKRETVDEE, from the exons ATGTCAGAATGGAGTGCTGCGGGATGGAGCCACGCTACACCATCGAGCAGATCGACCTCCTTCAGCGTCTGCGTCTCTCTGGCATGACCAAACCTCAGATCGTCCACGCCTTGGAGTCTCTGGAGAGGCTCGACCCGGACCACCGCCCACCTCACTGTGACTCTCACCCGGCCCCTTCCAGTAACAACAACGGCAACAACGCACCCGCCTCCGCCCCGGCGCCGTCCTCTTCGTCGTCCACCTCCTCTCTCTCCCTCGCCTCAGCGACCACGCAGACCTCCGGGCTGGACGGCGCCGCGCTGTCCCCCAGCAATAGCTTCGAGGCCTCGCCTCCTCCCCTGTACCCTACCAGCGTGGCCGTGCAGCGCTCGTTCAGTTACGACATGGTCGGGGAGGAGGAGTGGGACCTGGAGGAGAAGGTGGAGGAATATATGAG GAGGGATAGCAACATGGTGAAAGAGGAGATCAAAACCTTCCTCAACAACCGAAGGATCTCTCAGGCAATTGTGGGACAAGTTACAG GCATTAGTCAGAGTTACATCTCTCAGTGGTTGCTGCAGCAGGGTCTGGAGATGAGCGACTCCAAACGCAGAGCTTTCTACCGCTGGTACCTGCTGGAGAGAAATAACCCAG GGCTGAGGTGGAGCGAAAGCCAGCACAGCGTGAGCCCCAGGGCCAGGGGAGGGGACAGAGACGGGCTGGCGGCGGGGGCGAGCGGCTGCCTCCCCAACCCCAACACCAACCTCAACCCCAACTCCAACCCCGTGTGGAGCAGGCAGAGAGAGCTGCTGATGCACTTGCTGCCGTGGTAcactgccgccgccgccaccgcagCCCAGCCAG GTGCAACTTTATCAATGCGATCAATGGTGAAGGAGGAACCTGACTGGCGGACGGGCATCATGGCCGACAGGCCGGCGATAGTTGGGGCGCCGCTAAGGCTGCGTCGAGGAAGCCGCTTTACCTGGAGAAAGGAGTGCCAGTCTATTATGGAGAG CTTCTTTGTGGAGAACCAGTATCCAGATGAAGCAAAGCGGGAGGAGATCGCTAACACCTGCAACTCGGTCATCCAGAAACCAG GTTGCAAGCTGTCTGAGTTTGAGCGTGTGACGGCGCTAAAGGTGTACAACTGGTTCGCTAACCGCCGCAAGGAGATGAAGCGCAGAGCAAATATCG AAGCCGCCATTTTGGAAAGCCACGGCATCGAGGTCCCGAGTCCGAACTGCCACTCTAACGGCGAAGAGGGGGAGATGCAAGAGTTCTCTGATCAGGTCAATCACCGTTTCTCAGAGCAG GAAGAGGCATCCACCCAGAGAATGGTGGAGCAACAAGAACCTTCTGTGAGGGCCACCTCCGAGGCGCTCGCCAGCCCCGCCGTACAGGTGGCCGAAAAGAAAGAGAAGGATCAAAAAAGGGAAACTGTGGATGAAGAGTGA